The Synergistaceae bacterium genome includes the window TATATATGGCAGGGCGTGAACGTCAAATTTTAATACATTGTCCATTCTCTCGCGGGTCTCTATTAACTTCCAGATTTTAGCGTACTGCCTGAAAAATTTATCGTAATTAAAATCTTTATGCTGGGCTGCGATTCCTAACATTGCTTTAACTCCGGCCATGTCCGCTATAGTCTCAGTGTGAACGAGTGCGCCGTTATAATTATTTCCGGAGTCATCGACTTTGAACGAGCTTAAATATTTTATGAGATTATTTGCGCGTTCCTGAAAATTTTTGAGATCTTGACTCGTCCACCATGTAATCATGTTGCCGGTCTTGTCAAATTGCGCCCCTCTTGTGTCAAATGCGTGCGACATTTCGTGGCCTATTACCATTCCTATACCTCCGAGTTTCTGCTCGTAGGACATTGAAGGATTATAGAAATCTCCGCCCAGAATCCCAGCTATTATATTAATAGAATTCTCCATAGGCTTGTAATAAGCATTAGCAACGGCAATATCAGAAATCCATAAATCGTGATCTACTTTTGTGTTAATTCGCTCATAAAAATATTTCTTGACGTTAAATTTTTGCAGTGAGTCAAGTGCTTCTATTAATGTCCCATTAGGATTTATAGAAAGCTCCGAATAATCCACCCATTTATCAGGATATGCAGAATTCAGGCGCATTGAGTCAAGTTTTTCGATTGCTTTTGCTTGAGTTTGTTCAGAGAGCCATTTTTCAGACTTGAGCATTTCACGATAAAATTTTACGGTGTCGCGAATAATTTGCTCGATTTCTTGTTTAGTTGCCTCGCTGACATATTTAGCGATATACATTTTTGACAACGGAACAGAGAGATGACCGTGTACAAAATCCGCAGCAATCTCGTTATCGGGCTTATTTCCTGTTATGCCGCTGCGTTCATTAGAAAGTTTCTGAAGCTCCCTATATGCCGGCTCGTCGATTTTACCCATGTAAGAATTTGCAAGATTCCTGATTAGATATGCCTTGATTAAATTAACATTTTCGCTCGTGTATAAATCATTTAAAGCCTTGAGCCATTCGGGCTGCTGTAAATTCATTAAATTAGATTTTGCCGAGTGAGATTCTATAATATCAGCATACGGAAAAATTTTTGACTTCTCGCGCAATTCCTGAATACTCAACGGGTTATAAGTCTTCTCGATTGCCTCAGGTGATTCAAGCTCGTTAACGTTCATCATGGACGGGGCAATTTTTGACTCGAACTCAAAGGCCATTGCTATAATTTCAGAAATTTTTGACTCGTCATAGCCTAAACGCTTAAGCATATATCTTGACACTGAGTCATTAAATTTTTTCGTGCGTTCTCCGTTCTTAGAAAGAGTCTTATATTCAGCAGAGTCGCCCAGTGATAAACCGGTCGGGGATAATTCGAGATTATAAGATTCTGAGTCCTTGTTATCGAGTCCGAGTCCGAAATCTGCTATAACTAGATTGTGATAAAAACTAGTCTCTGACATGAAAAATTTGCTTAAATCATCAAGAGTCTTTATTGATTCAATTTCTTGAATTAATTCCGGTAAATTTCCAAGACCGTTTTTATTTCGTTTGTCCCAGTCAAGCCAGATCGAATATAAATTTTTGACGAGTTCAGCATCATGGCCGGTCAAATTTTCATCAGTCATAATAGCGCGTAAATCTGCGTCAATTTCGTCCTGTAATTCAGTAAATGCCGCATTGCGTGAGTAACCGGGCTTGAGTTTTGCATTAACTAGCCATTCATGATTAATTGATCCGTAAAAATCATCTTTTAAGGCGGGATTATAATTTTTTGCTGCTCCGATTAAATTAGTATTAAGCCAGGGAGTCTGCCCGGCCTGTTCGCCTGCAAAAGCCCTGACTGTGAATAATGACATCATTATAAATAATGCCGCTAAAAATTTACTGCAATACATAAAGAGTGCTGCCTCCTGAAGCGTAAACAGTCCCGCCGTCCACTGCAATATGAGGATAAAGTCCGAGATTTACATTAAATCTCACTGCGCCCGTATTCGCGTCGAGAACGTAAAGAGTCCCGCTTGAATTTGCCGCAAAAACAAGTCCGCCGGAAATTATAATATTGCTGCTGATTTCGCCGCCTGATTCTTTGCTTAAATCTGACTCCCATAAAATTTGGCCGTTTTTCTCGTTAAGTGCTGCGACTGATCCCCTGCCAGTTCCTACAACTACAAGATTATTGCTTACTGCCGGAGAAGTTGTTACAACGTCAGAAACTTTTACATGCCATTGAGGGACAATACCTTTAATTTTTACAGACTGGACTGATCCGTCCCAAGCTGAGAAATAAACATTTCCATTTGCTACAACAGGTGTATTAACTGCACCGCCAGCACCGCCGCCGCCTGTTCTTTTTCCGTTATTAGGGGCGATAAAATCAAGTTTTCCGTCATAACCTGCCAAGAATACACAGCCCTCACCATAACCGGGGGCGACTCGGACTCTCTGAATACCGCCGGCATATGTCCATAAAGTGCTGCCGTTTTTCGCGTCTACTGCGTATAAATTCCCGTCATCGCGTGTAAAGAATACCATTCCGCCGCCAACTGCTGCACCGTCGCTCATAGTTGACGAGACACTATCAGACGTAACGGGGAGACTCTGCCAAATAAATGCGCCGTCGGAAATTCTCAAGCAAGTTACTACGCCTTCACCGTCCGCAAAAATTGCATTATTTCCGGAAATTACAGGAGTCCCTTTGATTGTATTCGCGACTCTATAGCTCCAGATCATTCGGCCGTTATTCTTGTTAATTGCTACGATGTCGCCTGTTTCTGTTCCGAATAAAATAGTGCTGCCGGAAATTGTAATCCCGCTTGTTATTGAACTCTGAACTTTAGAAATTTCTCTTGAACGTCCGGAAAATGCCGACGCTGCTGACACTACAAGAATTACTACTAATAAAGCTAATAAAAATTTTTTCATGATTATAAATTCACCTCGATAAAATTATACCCCCCGATATAACCGGAGGGCTAAGTGTAAATATGTAATTTTCTTGATTATTTATTTTGCGGGAATTAATACAACTTGTTGATCGGCATCATAGGGATCTGAGAAATCC containing:
- a CDS encoding PQQ-binding-like beta-propeller repeat protein, whose amino-acid sequence is MKKFLLALLVVILVVSAASAFSGRSREISKVQSSITSGITISGSTILFGTETGDIVAINKNNGRMIWSYRVANTIKGTPVISGNNAIFADGEGVVTCLRISDGAFIWQSLPVTSDSVSSTMSDGAAVGGGMVFFTRDDGNLYAVDAKNGSTLWTYAGGIQRVRVAPGYGEGCVFLAGYDGKLDFIAPNNGKRTGGGGAGGAVNTPVVANGNVYFSAWDGSVQSVKIKGIVPQWHVKVSDVVTTSPAVSNNLVVVGTGRGSVAALNEKNGQILWESDLSKESGGEISSNIIISGGLVFAANSSGTLYVLDANTGAVRFNVNLGLYPHIAVDGGTVYASGGSTLYVLQ
- a CDS encoding M13 family metallopeptidase, whose protein sequence is MYCSKFLAALFIMMSLFTVRAFAGEQAGQTPWLNTNLIGAAKNYNPALKDDFYGSINHEWLVNAKLKPGYSRNAAFTELQDEIDADLRAIMTDENLTGHDAELVKNLYSIWLDWDKRNKNGLGNLPELIQEIESIKTLDDLSKFFMSETSFYHNLVIADFGLGLDNKDSESYNLELSPTGLSLGDSAEYKTLSKNGERTKKFNDSVSRYMLKRLGYDESKISEIIAMAFEFESKIAPSMMNVNELESPEAIEKTYNPLSIQELREKSKIFPYADIIESHSAKSNLMNLQQPEWLKALNDLYTSENVNLIKAYLIRNLANSYMGKIDEPAYRELQKLSNERSGITGNKPDNEIAADFVHGHLSVPLSKMYIAKYVSEATKQEIEQIIRDTVKFYREMLKSEKWLSEQTQAKAIEKLDSMRLNSAYPDKWVDYSELSINPNGTLIEALDSLQKFNVKKYFYERINTKVDHDLWISDIAVANAYYKPMENSINIIAGILGGDFYNPSMSYEQKLGGIGMVIGHEMSHAFDTRGAQFDKTGNMITWWTSQDLKNFQERANNLIKYLSSFKVDDSGNNYNGALVHTETIADMAGVKAMLGIAAQHKDFNYDKFFRQYAKIWKLIETRERMDNVLKFDVHALPYIRVNAIIQQYPEFYGTYDIKPGDGMYLAPESRVAVW